The genomic segment ATCATTGCCACAGCAGCACCTAAGAGCAGAACCATCCCTGCTCCGGAGAGCCTGGAATTGTGCTCGGAGCTCTGAACTCTGAGCTTTGTTTCTAAAGCCTGGAGAATGGTTTAGGAAAAGCTCAGAAGATACAGCCAAGTAGAAAAATCAAGATTCAGGAACCAGGAAAGGTCCCCAGTGTCTCCTTCCCCTTCTGAATCAGCAGGGACTTGCCCAGGCTCACAGAGGGAGGACCCTGCAGGATCTGCAGGAGAACCAGACCCTCCTTCCAACTGAGCACATGaaacctgtccctgtccctctttTGGTACCTTTGGTGATGGGCTGTTAAACCATCCCACCCTGGTAACTGCCTTCCTCTCCTCCACCTGCAGTGAGAACACCTTCCTCATCCTGTCCGTGGTGCTgctcatcctgctgctcctggccctgctcagctgcacagccctggctgtcaGGCACTACAGGCTGCTCCTGAGAACAGGTacgtggggctggggctgtcccaggtgagctcagagccctgggaaGGTCAGTGCCTTCctttggaaagccaggagtctgctaaggaaaggcaggagcctcccctgaaatggagaatgtgaaccctccccacccctctgaattgctgtaaattttaaattaaggggctctcaggcaaaaatatgggagcaggaaataacagttctttaatagggaaggaaataaaaggataaaatgagCAATGCAGTACACCAGAACAacagtgacagagtcagaacccaacctgacaccctgtgggtcaggctgttggcagcagtgccattggaattgtggctcagccctcctgcagtgtcaggggtgcttctgctggagcagggatcctggagaaaagggtgTAGTATTgctctgaagatccaggggaagaagaggcagctgctgttgctctggggaatccagtggagaagctgtgctggtgttccagaatctccagattatatccgaGTAGGAATGCTTGAAATCTCAAGATTATACCCGGGTAGGAAtgtttggctcctccccctgggcggagcatctccccatgggatgctgcagttcttatcagccatgcagtgacattcaatagctgttatcagcagatgtcctgTCCCAAGagaggagtgattgtggtcactcaaagagagagataaggaaaactgcccacttgaccaAGGTAATCTGTTTTACAGATGGCAATTGaaaacatcttgccttgcaatcttcAACAGTCAGGTTGGGGGTCTCAAGGCAGGCTTGTCCCTGCCTCCCCTCTGAATAAATCAAACCCAGGTTCCTCCAGAGGTGCAAACCCCTTAGAGGAGCAGTAAAGACAGCAAAAAGTGTTCCCCAACCCCAGGGCAGAGGCACATCCCACCATGGGCAGTCCCAAACCTCCTCAGGCAGAGCTTTTCATGGATTTCTCCTCATctaaaccctctgattttgccTCATTCTAAAGGTAACAGAGAAACAGAGGACACCAGTGACcgagcagagggcacagcacaggtgaggaaaatgaaacatttcccACAGGGTGCCAGACCCCTGAGCAGCAATCTGGGAGCAGCTGTCAGACCCACCTGGTGAGGAGCTTGGAGCTCAGTTTGGTTAAAACAGGAGGGAAATGGTATTTAATGGCTGCAGAGAGAGGAATATTCATAACTGGAGAGAAAGGGGGGTAATTAATGCAAGGAAACTCCAGCAGGAGCAAACCCAGTGGAGCAAATTCTGGTAACCCTTGAGAAGAGACTCAAGGAGTAGCAAGCAGGGTCAGAGCATGAGGCTCCACCTGTATCCAGGAGGGGTGGGGAAGAAAAGAGTTCCCTGTTCCTCTACCTCTGTCATGACCAGAGGTAAAACTGGGCacagcttctcctttccttGGGAAGGAAAATCAGAGGTAAAACTGGGCACAGCTTCTCCATTCCTTGGGAAGGAAAATCAGAGGTAAAATTTGAGacagcttctcctttccttGGGAAGGAAAATCAGAGGTAAAATTTGAGacagcttctcctttccttGGGAAGGAAAATCAGAGTAAAATTTGACACAGATTCTCCCTTTCCTTGTGGGAAAATCTCCttctcctggcagcagctgtgccctggcactgaCTCATGCTAACAagtgttttccctttcttttcccagcctggcagctctgggaggagggAAAGTTCTCAGGATGGCAGCAAAGGGCCAGCATACATCAACCTGGATGTGCAATCCCCCTCCAGCCCTGAGGATCCTCTTTACTGCAATGTGGAACTGAGCCAGGCTCCCAGGAACCCCCAGCACGTGGAATATGCCATCATTGCCTTCAACCAGGCCCCAAGGACCAGCAAGGAATGAAGCACAGAACCCCAAACGAGCCAGGAATGGGAGGAAGGAACTGGAATACACAGTGGGAGTGAGGATAGGCGGTGTGTGGATGGACAAGCTGAGTTTTGCTGCTGTGTGTGGTGTTTGCTGAGCATTTTCAGCTCTCCCTCTTGTTTTAGAAAGCAGAGGGTTTGCCCCTCTtgtggcaggcagagctgtggaggCATTCCCAGGATCTCTTGTACATCTGCTTTTCCAATCCCATTAAAGTGCAGAACCTTGGAGAGGCAGGTGTGCAGAGGAGGAGTGTGGACATGGCTGGGTGGGATATCCACCTCAAATCCTGCCCCAATCCCAAGAATTCAGCTCCTGTGGCCAAGCAAACTCATTCCAGCGCTGCAGGGATCAAACCTCGCTGTGGCTGGGTTCATTTCCATGGAATGGGCTGGGGATGTGAGTGCTGGATTCCAAGAAAAAGCAGAACCAGCTCCTGTACTTCCCTGTCTCTGCTGGAAACGCTCCAAATGACACATTTTGTTTAACAGTCATGTGGGCAGCAACATGAAATGAGTTTTTGGGGCTCAGTTCCATTTCTCCAGGAGCTCTGGCTCCTGATTTCCctgcccaagccctgctggaggtgacAGACCAAAGGGGCCTGACCCAGCCCTCATTCACATCCCACAGGCTCCTTTtgccagggctgcaccagggAGGCTGATGgaaattttttgagatttttcagaGTTGACCTGACAGAAAATGGTTCTGGAAATGGTTCGTTCAAGCCCAACATTCCCCCAACAATTTGCTCTTCATGGGTCAAGCTGTGGAAGAGTAATAGCAAAAAACAGTGGAGTGGAAGAGAGGCATTTTTTGGGAAGATTCTTGAGGAGAATCCAGGTTTGTGCTCACTGGGATGAGAAGGAACAAAAGCTGCAATCAGCCACCTGACAGAGAATTTCTGGTCACTGTGAGGGAGCATTTTCTTGACCACTAACTCGAGGAAAGGCACATTTAGGAATGGCCAGGCCTGCAGGTTTTGCACCACACCCATTTCAGAGCCAGGGTCTGTTTGTACTTCCATGGAAATAAATCAcctcaaaaattaaaatccagCAGCCCACCCCCATCAGTCTGCTGATATTCTGGGGGGTCCTTGGCTGCCTtcctgagcccccccagccctgtggcatTGGCTGGCTCAGAACCCCAGCACAGATCCTGTGCCCTTTGTGCCAGGTACAGAGCAAGGTGGGTGCTGGGCTTGTTTAaagcacccacagcttctcctgtggccctgccctgctgtgtgtgcTTGGATTTCACACAAGGATGCTCCCACAGGTTCTTATTTCTGCTGGAAACCCAGGGGATGATGTCCTTGTCTTCTTTACCCTCAGAATGCTGCCAGAGCTACCAGGAGAGCCTCCCTTTCATCTTTCCAGAAATTCCCCCCTCCCATGCACAGCTCctgtaaataatttatttataatttatgaTTTTTATCCCCACTGTGCTTGGAGTGCCAGGATGAGGGGATGGATTCCCACCTCcacagggattttgggaaggaatttttccctgtgagggtgggcaggccctggcacagggtgcccagagcagctgtggctgcccctggatccctggaagtgcccaaggccaggttggatggggcttggagcagcctggaatggtggaaggtgtccctgccatggctggggtggagctggatgagttttaaggtccttccaacccaaaccattccataattccatgaaaTCCTGCTCTGGTGGGAGCAGACACACAGCCTGTGGCCCCAGCCTGCCAcgtgctgctccctcccagtgctGATGCCTGAATTTTCAGCCCACGAGGGCAATGCCTGTTCCTGGAGCATTGCTCAATGTGCAGGATGAAGAGAATGCCAAGTTCCTGTGCTCCTTCCTTCCGTCACAGCGAgcagggggagaggagctggccctgggctgagccagctcgctcctctccagctcctctccagctcctctcctgctcctctcctgctcctctcctgctcctctcctgctcctcctctgctcaGCCCCATGGAGAAGCTCCTGAACCTCACCTTGCTCTTGCTGTCAGGTAAGATCCCCACGTGGTTTTGGGGTCAGGTAAAGGGGGAAGGATTAAGGCAAAGCTTTGGCTCTGTCTGAAGGCTCCATCCTCACTTTTCCCTTTATTTAGCAAAGCACCCATCAAAGGGTgatcccagagctcccaggtTTCCTCACAGGGATCCTTTTGAGTCAGAACGGGAACCGCTGATGAGAGAAGTCCTGTGTGCAACGTGAAATTGCAAAATTCTGGGTTGTTTGCATTAGCAAATGGGATTTACATAGATGCAAATGGTCACAGGTGGGGCTCAGGGGCAGGGAAATGAAACCCAGTGAAGGGCACAGCTCTGAAATCCCACACTCCTGGGGTTTCCAGCTTGGAAAGGAGTGAAATGaggtgcagggcacagctggggctctcTGCAGCATTTTGGGGAGCCCAAAtgtcacagcagagcagggaaaggcaaCAGACTCAGGCTGAGGAAGCACAGAAACCTGTCCCAAAAATTGGGGTGAGTTTGGGAAAAGTTCACTGTGCTTTGCACCCGAGAAAAGAGGAGGAGCATCCATAGTTTATGATCTGTCAGGAGAATTGGTTGAAAAGAGAATGACGCAACATTTTCCAGGGAATCTGTCAGTGATTCTGTTTGAGAGAGGTTTTGCAGTGCTGTGGGAATtctggggctgggggaaggaaggggaaatGGGAGAAGCAGTTAAAGAGTTTTGAAGGGATTGAACAGGACTGGGCTGGATATTCCATGAGGTAAATTAGGACTGGATCAACACATCAGGATAAAGCTCTGTAGGTGTTGGATTGCAGAGATCCATTTTAGGTCTTCTTCCAGTCAAGCTGAAAGAACTTCATCGTTTTCAGTTTACAATTCACTTACAATTGTTGAAATTATTGTAAGAAGTGTTATTAAAAGGCTCAGCCAGCACAAAGTCCTCACAAGAGcctatttttaaatttacttcTGTTTTATCATTACTGATGATCTCACAGAAGCATTTTTGcctgtgaggtttttttcactAGAAATAGATTTCCACAAATACCACACTGCACTTCTTTCTGGAAGTATGAATAGCTCAGACTGTCCCCTCAGCCTGTCACAAAGAGGAATGGAAATTAGAAATAAGGAACCcagacaatttaaaaaaaacctcaagcAGACAAAACCCAGTTGTCAACATGGTTAAAATTAGTAAGGTATTAAAAGATAGggtggaaaaaaaagttaaactGGATTTGATAAGTGGGATTCAGAAGGAACCAGTGAGCAGGACACTGGTTTGGGGGTGTCACTGGGACAAATTCCAGAATATCTGAGCCAAGATCTGAGCACAGTGGGTTGGTCATGGGGAAAGGGGATGGGTGACATCCTACAGGTGACAACGCTGAGGGTGACAGCCCTGTGGGTGACAGTCTCATAAGTGACAGTCCTTCAGGTGACAGCCAATGGGTGACAGCTCTACAGAGACACACCTACAGGTGACAGCCCTGCAAGTGACACTCCTAGAGGTGCTAACCCCACAGGTGGCATTCCGCAGGTGACACTCGTAAAGGAGTGTAACCCCACAGGTGACAGCCCTACGGGTGACAGTCCTACAGGTGACACCCGATGGGTGACAGTTCCACAAGTGACAGCCCTACAGGTGACATCCCCATAGGTGATGAGCGACATCTCTACAGGTGACATCCCTATGGGTGTCATCACTAGAGGATGAAAAGGACGTTCAACATCTCCACAATGAGGGATAGACCTGGAAGAACcttggctcacctgtccctccgTCCCTCCGTCTCTCTGTCCCTCcacctctccatccctctgtctCTCCGTCCCTCcacctctccatccctctgtctctctgtccctccatccctccatctctttgtccctctgtccctccgtccctctgtccctccatccctctgtttctccatctctccatccctctgtccctctgtccctgtccctccgtCCCtccgtccctctgtccctccatccctccatccctccatctctccatccctccgtccctctgtccctccatccctctgtccctccatccctccatccctccatctctccatccctccgtccctctgtccctccatccctctgtccctccatccctccatccctccatctctccatctctccgtccctctgtccctccatccctctgtttctccatctctccatccctctgtccctctgtccttccATCCCTCCGTCCCTCCACTCCATCCCtccgtccctctgtccctccatctctccatccctccGTCCCTCCGTCCCTCTGTCCCGCAGCATCCTGCGCTGCCGAGAACATCACCGTGGTGGCCGTGGAGGGCGACACCATTTCCATCAACTGCTCGTACGACGCGCGGCAGTGGTGGCGGGACAAGAGCTGGTGCcgccagctggggcaggggcgCTGCCAGCCCGTGGCGAGCGCGCCGCCCGcctggctgcccctgcccaggcccAGCCGGGGCGGCACCTCCATCCGGGACGACGCCCGCGCCGGGCTGCTCACCGTCACCATGCGGGGCCTGCGCCGGCGCGACGCGGGGCTCTACCAGTGCCAGACGGGGTTCCTGGGCCACACGCGGAGCCTCAGGAGGGTGCAGGTGGAGGTGCTGGCAGGTACGTGATGGGGGCTCCGAGTTTGGAGGGTTCCTCATGGAACTTCAGGGGTTCCTCATGGAATTTCACAGGTTCCTCATGGAATTTCACAGGTTCCTCATGGAATTTTGTGCTTTCCTATTTCAGTTTCATGGGTTCCTATCAGACTTTCACGGGTTCCTCTTGGACTTTCACGGGTTCCTCATGGAATTTCAGGGGTTCCTACCTGGAATTTCACAGGTTCCTCATGGAATTTCGTGCTTTCCTATTTCAGTTTCATGGGTTCCTCTTGGACTTTCACGGGTTCCTCATGGAATTTCACAGGTTCCTCATGGAATTTTGTGCTTTCCTATTTCAGTTTCATGGGTTCCTCTTGGACTTTCACGGGTTCCTCATGGAATTTCAGGGGTTCCTCATGGAATTTCGCGCTTTCCCATTTCAGTTTCATAGGTTCCTCTTGGACTTTCACGGGTTCCTCATGGAATTTCAGGGGTTCCTCTTGGACTTTCACGGGTTCCTCATGGAATTTCACGGGTTCCTCATGGAATTTCACAGGTTCCTCATGGAATTTTGTGCTTTCCTATTTCAGTTTCATAGGTTCCTCTTGGACTTTCACCGGTTCCTCTTGGACTTTCACGGGTTCCTCATGGAATTTCAGGGGTTCCTACCTGGAATTTCACAGGTTCCTCATGGAACTTCGCGCTTTCCTATTTCAGTTTCGTGGGTGCTTATTAGAATTTCACATGTTCCTACTGGGATCTCACAGGTTCCTCATGGAATTTCACAGGTTTCTACTGGAATTTCATGTGTCCCTATTGGAATGTCACAGGTTCCTATTGGAATTTCATAGGTTCCTATTGGAATTTCACAGGTTTGTACTGGGATTTCACGTGTCCCTGCTGGAATTTCACAAGTTCCTACTGGAATTTCACATTTTCCTACTGGAATTTCACGTGTTCCTATTGGAATTTTATGGGTTCCTGTTGGAATTTCATAGGTTCCTACTGGAATTTCACGGGTTCCTACTGGAATTTCATGTGTCCCTGTTGGAATTTCACAGGTTCCTACTGGAATATCACGTGTTCCTATTGGAATTTTATGGGTTCCTGTTGGAATTTCACAGGTTCCTACTGGAATTTCACAGGTTCCTATTGGTATTTCATGGGTGTCTGCAGTTGCCAAGGGCCCACTTGAGTCAACGTTTACTTTTGTCTCGCTCTAAGGAGGTTCTGTGTTTCATGGGCCTCTCTTTATTCCTGATTTACAGCAGCATGGCCTCGCTGTTAGAGGGTATCTGAATTATCACCTCCTTATTGCTCCCAGTGCCCCATCTCTCCTGggttccctgcccagctgaacATCACCCAGAAACATCTGCAGACTAAACTGTTGTGTTTCCATCAGCAGCTGACCTGGTGACCCATGTGCcagaggagcccagagctgtgcagagcatcTCCAGGTGAGCCCACAACTCCTCGTTCTGAGATCTCTCATCTTCCTGGGACTAAGGCAGCACCACAAGAGATTTTTTCAAGGTTGGACCATCCCTTTCACGGTTGTGTTTCTGGTTCCCCACAGGTCCCCTCCTGACGTGGATTTCACTGTTTTCTACATCCTGGCTGGATTCCTGGTGGCCAAGTTCATTGTGGCTGTGCTGGTCGGGGCTGTTGCCCtcagcaggaagagcagggagagagggcagagcccagaactgggtgagcagcaggagctcccaGTCCCTGCTGACCTTGGACGTGATGGAATCGGCCTCTCCTGGGAGAGCTCTGCGTGAGCCAAGCCAAGGGGATCCATGGAAAAGGCAAATCCATGGAAAAGGCAAATCCATGGAAAAGGCAAATCCATGGAAAAGGCCACCTGCCACAAGGAAAGGACCACTACTAAGCACAGGTCTGGAAGAACCTGTCACTCTGGAGAGGTTCCCATCATCACCTCTTCCCCTTGGCGTCTCATCCCCAGGCAGTTATTCCAGACCTCATTCCCAGGACCGTTCCATCATGCTCTGAACTGACACCCATCAGCTTCCTGTCATCTTAGGTGACAAATTCTGTCTTTCCAAGGGGAGGAAGAGCAGCTTCCAAAAGCTGCTTTGGACAGTGGGGATGGTTGGAGAAAACCCCTGTTGGAAaggggagaggagctgcaggacacaccaggacagggatggggtcTCCTTGCGCCTCTGAGGCAGCTTCTCCTCTCTGAAGGGACTTTGTGAACACAGGAATTGTCTCTCTCTTGTTCTCCCTGTGTTTTCTCCCAGGCTCCCATGGGCACTCACgtttctttttccctgcaaAACTGAATAAAACCCAGCTGATTCTGTGGCTTGGTGTGGATTCCTGCAGGACAGCAGGTGACAGAACAGAGGTGACGCTTGGGACACCCTGGAGTGTTCAGAACATCCAGGAACACTCAGAGCCTGCAGGACAGGCTGGAACATCCAGAGCCAGCAGaaacagcagctcagagcccaacCTCTCATTGCCCACAGAAGCAATGACTGAAATTTGCTTAATTACACTTTTGGGTTCTCATTTTTAGAGTAGTTCTGTGTTTTGTCCAGAAATTGAGATTCATGGTGGGATATCTGGCAACCTTTGTCCTTCCGAGGTCTTTCCCTCCCACCACTGTGAGGTTCTCAGTTTTAAATCAGCAacttttgaggaaaaaattctgTGTCGGTTGCTGTCTTCTGTCTAGACAGTGACTGTTGTATGGCTGCATCCACAGAGAGGAATTTGccatctgaaataaaaataaattaatcgaTAACTTACTGATTACCCTCAAAACCAATGAATGTAATTTGGTAGGATTGTATTAATCAAAAGCAAATGGGTTTGGGGCAGAAACATTTCTGGGGCTGGTTCTGTCCTTCCCATTCCCTCTGTGCTGATGTTGGCTCTGTGACCTGCACACTGTGGGAgttgttttttcctctcttcccccTCAATGAATCACAACTCGAGGCTCATCAAAACTTTTGGGGctgtttgcaaaaaaaaaaaaaaaaaaaaaaacaacaaaaaattgaaCTCCCTGTCCCTCATTGCTCCCATCCTGTGAGGGCCAGCAGGAAACTCCTGCTCTGTGTTTGGTGCAAAATGCTGCCCCAAATTCAAGGTATCTCTGATCAAAGCCCCATTAGAGCTCACATTCCCTTTCACCACACACCCCCTCTGCTCTTCCCCAATTTCGTGAGGCAAGGAGGAAACATTTGCAGCTGTAGATGAACCAGGGCTGACGTCctcaaaccaaaaccacttcAGTTAAAACCACCCGGCTTGGTTTGAACCCAGCTGCTGAGGGTGGGCATGGGGTGAGGGAAAAGAAAGACCTGGATGCAGAATCCTGGAAAATAATTGCACTTTTCCAACTGCACAGCACCTTGGTGGGCAAACCCAGAGGAAAGCTGGGgtgcatttcatttccaaattactctattttttaaatagcaGGGAGCTATAAACCCAAATAGAGGAAACTGCTGATGTCTGGCAGCAGCTGATAGAGCACCACAGCCAGGCCGAGTGAGCTCCTTCCTCTGGACTTAAATATTCACCAAAAAGTATCAATTACTGCCCATTCTGATGAGATTCAGCAAAGTggtaaaaaaatctgctttatttTAAAGCTATGAGATTTTTCCTGGGCTTCA from the Zonotrichia albicollis isolate bZonAlb1 chromosome 28, bZonAlb1.hap1, whole genome shotgun sequence genome contains:
- the LOC141725313 gene encoding LOW QUALITY PROTEIN: triggering receptor expressed on myeloid cells 2-like (The sequence of the model RefSeq protein was modified relative to this genomic sequence to represent the inferred CDS: deleted 1 base in 1 codon), which encodes MCRMKRMPSSCAPSFRHSEQGERSWPWAEPARSSPAPLQLLSCSSPAPLLLLSCSSSAQPMEKLLNLTLLLLSASCAAENITVVAVEGDTISINCSYDARQWWRDKSWCRQLGQGRCQPVASAPPAWLPLPRPSRGGTSIRDDARAGLLTVTMRGLRRRDAGLYQCQTGFLGHTRSLRRVQVEVLAAADLVTHVPEEPRAVQSISRSPPDVDFTVFYILAGFLVAKFIVAVLVGAVALSRKSRERGQSPELGEQQELPVPADLGRDGIGLSWESSA